One window of the Synergistaceae bacterium genome contains the following:
- a CDS encoding ORF6N domain-containing protein encodes MSEIISYRQVEEKVLTIRGQSVILDRDVAELYGVETKRVNEAVTHNPDKFPEGYIIELTKDDYESLRSKISTLNVPVGRGKHTKYTPKAFTEKGLYMLATILKSPAAAQTTIAIVETFAKIRELSRTVSQLSDTQERTQQKSRLLLTAPVFSFHFRLS; translated from the coding sequence ATGTCTGAAATCATCAGCTACAGGCAGGTAGAAGAAAAGGTGTTGACCATTCGCGGTCAGAGCGTCATTCTGGATCGCGATGTGGCGGAGCTTTATGGTGTGGAAACCAAGCGCGTTAATGAGGCGGTAACCCACAATCCCGACAAGTTTCCGGAAGGCTATATCATTGAACTTACGAAAGATGATTATGAATCTTTAAGGTCGAAAATTTCGACCTTAAACGTTCCCGTCGGTCGCGGGAAGCATACCAAGTACACGCCCAAAGCCTTCACCGAAAAAGGATTGTACATGCTCGCAACCATCCTGAAAAGCCCGGCTGCCGCACAAACGACCATCGCCATAGTAGAAACCTTCGCCAAAATCCGGGAGCTTTCCAGGACGGTTAGCCAGTTATCGGATACCCAGGAGAGAACCCAACAAAAGAGCCGCCTTTTATTAACAGCTCCTGTGTTTTCATTTCATTTCAGATTGTCTTAA
- a CDS encoding DUF3791 domain-containing protein: protein MSEIDFMAYCIEEYKAAKHLNGRDVMDLFGKYDVLRYIDDHYGALHTTGSAYIVEDINRFIDARRESGSITAS from the coding sequence ATGTCCGAGATAGATTTTATGGCTTACTGCATTGAGGAATACAAGGCGGCAAAGCACTTGAACGGCAGGGACGTGATGGACCTGTTCGGCAAATATGACGTTCTGCGGTACATTGATGACCACTACGGCGCGCTGCACACGACCGGGAGCGCGTATATCGTCGAGGACATCAACCGTTTCATAGATGCCCGCCGTGAGAGTGGAAGCATAACGGCGTCATAA
- a CDS encoding DUF3990 domain-containing protein produces MKVFHGSNVFVKEPRLLVPNRTLDFGPGFYTTTNQKQAEDFARKVYERELTGKAGDGRFVSVYNVEYEHMKKELAVLRFEAPDAVWFDFVLANRRGVYEGPRVDVIYGPVANDTVYRCLVGYQAGLYSKEETIERLKVRKLYDQMVFATEKALSYLRFESFLEVCP; encoded by the coding sequence ATGAAGGTTTTTCATGGAAGCAACGTCTTCGTCAAAGAGCCGAGGCTTTTGGTCCCGAACAGAACGTTGGACTTCGGCCCCGGATTTTACACCACGACCAACCAAAAGCAGGCCGAAGACTTTGCTCGCAAAGTATACGAACGGGAATTGACGGGCAAGGCAGGTGACGGGCGGTTCGTCAGCGTTTACAATGTGGAGTATGAACACATGAAAAAGGAGCTTGCCGTTCTGCGTTTTGAGGCTCCCGATGCTGTCTGGTTTGATTTTGTGCTTGCGAATCGCAGAGGCGTTTATGAAGGTCCACGGGTTGATGTGATCTACGGTCCTGTGGCGAATGACACAGTGTACAGGTGTCTTGTCGGCTATCAGGCGGGCCTGTACTCGAAAGAGGAAACCATTGAGCGTCTGAAAGTGCGAAAACTTTATGATCAGATGGTTTTTGCGACGGAAAAGGCGCTTTCTTACCTGCGCTTTGAGAGTTTTTTGGAGGTGTGTCCATGA